One part of the Arabidopsis thaliana chromosome 4, partial sequence genome encodes these proteins:
- a CDS encoding Major facilitator superfamily protein (Major facilitator superfamily protein; FUNCTIONS IN: carbohydrate transmembrane transporter activity, sugar:hydrogen symporter activity; INVOLVED IN: transmembrane transport; LOCATED IN: membrane; EXPRESSED IN: 18 plant structures; EXPRESSED DURING: 12 growth stages; CONTAINS InterPro DOMAIN/s: Major facilitator superfamily (InterPro:IPR020846), Major facilitator superfamily MFS-1 (InterPro:IPR011701), Major facilitator superfamily, general substrate transporter (InterPro:IPR016196); BEST Arabidopsis thaliana protein match is: Major facilitator superfamily protein (TAIR:AT2G18590.1); Has 13584 Blast hits to 13542 proteins in 1941 species: Archae - 325; Bacteria - 10929; Metazoa - 520; Fungi - 516; Plants - 316; Viruses - 4; Other Eukaryotes - 974 (source: NCBI BLink).), with the protein MGHARTRTGIISVAFKFFRSLFPRHHRTNSMKIKTGTFLGVSISLILINLAAIMERADENLLPSVYKEVSEAFNAGPSDLGYLTFVRNFVQGLASPLAGVLVITYDRPIVLAIGTFCWALSTAAVGASSYFIQVALWRAVNGFGLAIVIPALQSFIADSYKDGARGAGFGMLNLIGTIGGIGGGVVATVMAGSEFWGIPGWRCAFIMMAALSAVIGLLVFLFVVDPRKNIEREELMAHKMNSNSVWNDSLAAAKSVVKVSTFQIIVAQGIIGSFPWTAMVFFTMWFELIGFDHNQTAALLGVFATGGAIGTLMGGIIADKMSRIYPNSGRVMCAQFSAFMGIPFSIILLKVIPQSTSSYSIFSITLFLMGLTITWCGSAVNAPMFAEVVPPRHRTMIYAFDRAFEGSFSSFAAPLVGILSEKLFGYDSRGIDPLKGSSVREADALSKGLLSMMAVPFGLCCLCYTPLHFVFQKDRENAKIASSKETEMI; encoded by the exons atggGTCATGCTCGAACTCGTACCGGTATCATCTCCGTCGCTTTTAAATTCTTCAGGTCTCTGTTCCCTCGCCATCACCGTACTAACAGCATGAAGATAAA AACAGGAACGTTTTTGGGGGTTTCGATATCATTGATTCTTATAAACTTAGCTGCGATCATGGAACGTGCAGACGAGAATCTATTGCCTTCGGTTTATAAAGAAGTGAGTGAAGCATTTAACGCAGGACCATCAGATTTAGGCTACTTAACATTCGTTAGAAACTTTGTTCAAGGACTTGCATCACCATTAGCAGGAGTTCTTGTCATTACCTATGATCGTCCCATTGTTCTTGCAATAGGTACTTTCTGTTGGGCTTTATCAACTGCTGCAGTTGGAGCCAGCAGCTACTTCATTCAG GTTGCTTTATGGAGAGCAGTGAATGGTTTTGGATTGGCAATTGTTATACCCGCGCTTCAATCGTTTATTGCAGATAGTTATAAGGATGGTGCGAGAGGAGCTGGTTTCGGAATGTTGAACCTCATTGGTACAATCGGTGGTATAGGAGGAGGTGTTGTAGCAACTGTTATGGCTGGTTCAGAGTTTTGGGGCATACCGGGATGGCGTTGTGCTTTTATAATGATGGCAGCGCTCAGCGCAGTGATCGGATTACTTGTCTTTCTCTTCGTTGTTGACCCGAGAAAGAACATTGAACG AGAGGAACTAATGGCTCATAAGATGAATTCGAACTCGGTTTGGAATGATTCATTAGCAGCTGCAAAATCTGTCGTCAAAGTAAGTACCTTTCAGATAATCGTCGCGCAAGGAATCATTGGTTCGTTTCCGTGGACCGCGATGGTTTTCTTTACAATGTGGTTTGAGCTTATTG gcTTCGATCATAACCAGACTGCAGCTTTGCTTGGGGTATTTGCTACAGGAGGAGCGATAGGAACATTAATGGGAGGGATAATAGCGGATAAAATGTCGCGGATATATCCGAATTCGGGTAGAGTGATGTGTGCGCAGTTCAGTGCATTCATGGGAATCCCATTCTCTATTATTCTTCTGAAAGTAATCCCACAAAGCACAAGCAGCTACTCAATCTTCTCGATAACTCTCTTCCTGATGGGTCTTACCATAACTTGGTGCGGATCAGCGGTCAATGCACCAATGTTTGCAGAAGTCGTTCCTCCAAGGCACCGTACAATGATCTACGCGTTTGACCGTGCTTTCGAAGGGTCATTCTCATCTTTTGCTGCGCCTTTGGTTGGAATTTTGTCAGAGAAACTGTTTGGGTATGACTCAAGAGGTATTGATCCTTTGAAAGGTTCCTCTGTTCGTGAGGCTGATGCCCTTTCAAAGGGGCTTCTGTCAATGATGGCTGTTCCGTTTGGGCTCTGTTGTCTCTGTTACACTCCGttgcattttgttttccaGAAAGATCGAGAAAACGCGAAAATCGCGAGCTCTAAAGAAACTGAAATGATCTGA
- a CDS encoding uncharacterized protein (unknown protein; Has 30201 Blast hits to 17322 proteins in 780 species: Archae - 12; Bacteria - 1396; Metazoa - 17338; Fungi - 3422; Plants - 5037; Viruses - 0; Other Eukaryotes - 2996 (source: NCBI BLink).) has translation MRIQSKTARPNAVIDPYLPNQSIEDPTTSFDVKENLRRRRSMREDIERRRENKNQKHHLLPPRYEIRR, from the coding sequence ATGAGAATCCAATCCAAGACGGCAAGACCCAACGCTGTTATTGATCCTTATCTCCCGAACCAGAGCATTGAAGATCCGACGACGTCCTTTGATGTCAAAGAAAACCTCCGAAGACGAAGGAGTATGAGAGAAGATATCGAGAGACGAAGGGAGAATAAGAATCAgaaacatcatcttcttccaccaCGCTACGAAATTCGAAGATGA
- the RCE1 gene encoding RUB1 conjugating enzyme 1 (RUB1 conjugating enzyme 1 (RCE1); CONTAINS InterPro DOMAIN/s: Ubiquitin-conjugating enzyme/RWD-like (InterPro:IPR016135), Ubiquitin-conjugating enzyme, E2 (InterPro:IPR000608), RUB1 conjugating enzyme Ubc12 (InterPro:IPR015580); BEST Arabidopsis thaliana protein match is: Ubiquitin-conjugating enzyme family protein (TAIR:AT2G18600.1); Has 8473 Blast hits to 8470 proteins in 386 species: Archae - 0; Bacteria - 0; Metazoa - 3871; Fungi - 1731; Plants - 1533; Viruses - 20; Other Eukaryotes - 1318 (source: NCBI BLink).): MIGLFKVKEKQREQAQNATRGGASVKKQSAGELRLHKDISELNLPSSCSISFPNGKDDLMNFEVSIKPDDGYYHNGTFVFTFQVSPVYPHEAPKVKCKTKVYHPNIDLEGNVCLNILREDWKPVLNINTVIYGLFHLFTEPNSEDPLNHDAAAVLRDNPKLFETNVRRAMTGGYVGQTFFPRCI; encoded by the exons ATGATTGGGTTGTTTAAAGtaaaggaaaagcaaagagaacaaGCTCAAAATGCTACTAGAGGAGGAGCTTCTGTTAAGAAGCAATCTGCTGGCGAACTTCGTCTTCACAAAG ATATATCAGAGTTGAACCTTCCTAGCTCTTGTTCAATATCTTTTCCAAATGGCAAAGATGATTTGATGAACTTTGAAGTATCCATTAAACCTGATGATGGATATTACCA CAATGGTACGTTTGTTTTCACATTCCAAGTCTCTCCTGTGTATCCACATGAAGCTCCAAAAGTTAAATGCAAAACCAAG GTTTATCATCCCAATATCGATTTGGAAGGAAACGTTTGCCTGAACATCTTGCGTGAAGATTGGAAACCTGTTCTTAACATTAACACAGTTATCTACGGACTCTTCCATCTGTTCACG GAACCCAATTCTGAAGATCCCTTGAACCATGATGCTGCAGCAGTTTTGAGGGATAACCCAAAGCTCTTTGAGACCAATGTTCGCAGGGCCATGACCGGTGGATATGTCGGTCAGACCTTTTTCCCGCGTTGTATCTAA
- the GGPS1 gene encoding geranylgeranyl pyrophosphate synthase 1 (geranylgeranyl pyrophosphate synthase 1 (GGPS1); FUNCTIONS IN: farnesyltranstransferase activity; INVOLVED IN: isoprenoid biosynthetic process; LOCATED IN: etioplast, chloroplast; EXPRESSED IN: 23 plant structures; EXPRESSED DURING: 13 growth stages; CONTAINS InterPro DOMAIN/s: Polyprenyl synthetase-related (InterPro:IPR017446), Terpenoid synthase (InterPro:IPR008949), Polyprenyl synthetase (InterPro:IPR000092); BEST Arabidopsis thaliana protein match is: Terpenoid synthases superfamily protein (TAIR:AT2G18620.1); Has 16617 Blast hits to 16612 proteins in 2936 species: Archae - 341; Bacteria - 9385; Metazoa - 291; Fungi - 423; Plants - 452; Viruses - 12; Other Eukaryotes - 5713 (source: NCBI BLink).) yields the protein MASVTLGSWIVVHHHNHHHPSSILTKSRSRSCPITLTKPISFRSKRTVSSSSSIVSSSVVTKEDNLRQSEPSSFDFMSYIITKAELVNKALDSAVPLREPLKIHEAMRYSLLAGGKRVRPVLCIAACELVGGEESTAMPAACAVEMIHTMSLIHDDLPCMDNDDLRRGKPTNHKVFGEDVAVLAGDALLSFAFEHLASATSSDVVSPVRVVRAVGELAKAIGTEGLVAGQVVDISSEGLDLNDVGLEHLEFIHLHKTAALLEASAVLGAIVGGGSDDEIERLRKFARCIGLLFQVVDDILDVTKSSKELGKTAGKDLIADKLTYPKIMGLEKSREFAEKLNREARDQLLGFDSDKVAPLLALANYIAYRQN from the coding sequence ATGGCTTCAGTGACTCTAGGTTCATGGATTGTTGTTCACCAccacaatcatcatcatccatctTCAATCCTTACCAAATCCAGATCCAGATCTTGTCCTATAACTCTTACTAAACCCATCTCCTTTCGATCAAAACGCACcgtttcatcatcttcttcaatcgtTTCTTCTTCCGTTGTTACAAAAGAAGACAATCTACGCCAATCTGAACCATCCTCTTTCGATTTCATGTCGTACATCATCACCAAAGCCGAATTAGTCAACAAAGCTTTAGATTCAGCTGTTCCTCTCCGTGAGCCACTCAAGATCCACGAAGCGATGCGTTACTCTCTTCTCGCCGGTGGCAAAAGAGTTAGACCAGTTCTCTGCATCGCTGCTTGTGAACTCGTCGGAGGTGAAGAATCAACCGCTATGCCAGCAGCTTGCGCCGTCGAGATGATTCACACCATGTCGTTGATCCACGACGATCTCCCTTGTATGGATAACGACGATCTCCGCCGTGGAAAACCGACCAACCACAAAGTGTTTGGTGAAGACGTCGCTGTTTTAGCCGGAGACGCGCTTCTCTCTTTCGCTTTCGAGCATTTAGCTTCGGCGACGAGTTCTGATGTTGTTTCTCCGGTGAGAGTGGTTCGAGCCGTTGGAGAATTGGCTAAAGCGATAGGAACAGAAGGGTTAGTGGCGGGTCAAGTCGTGGATATTAGTAGTGAAGGGTTAGATTTAAACGACGTCGGTTTAGAGCATTTGGAGTTTATCCATTTGCATAAAACGGCGGCGTTGCTTGAAGCTTCTGCTGTTTTGGGAGCTATTGTTGGTGGAGGAAGtgatgatgagattgagaGGTTAAGAAAGTTTGCGAGATGTATTGGTTTGTTGTTTCAGGTGGTTGATGATATCTTGGATGTGACGAAATCGTCGAAAGAGTTAGGGAAAACTGCTGGGAAAGATTTGATTGCTGATAAGTTGACGTATCCTAAGATTATGGGTTTGGAGAAATCGAGAGAGTTTGCTGAGAAATTGAATAGAGAGGCTCGTGATCAgcttttagggtttgattcTGATAAGGTTGCTCCTTTGTTGGCTTTGGCTAATTACATTGCCTATAGACAGAACTGA
- a CDS encoding calcium uniporter (DUF607) (Protein of unknown function (DUF607); CONTAINS InterPro DOMAIN/s: Protein of unknown function DUF607 (InterPro:IPR006769); BEST Arabidopsis thaliana protein match is: Protein of unknown function (DUF607) (TAIR:AT2G23790.1); Has 370 Blast hits to 370 proteins in 122 species: Archae - 0; Bacteria - 0; Metazoa - 148; Fungi - 54; Plants - 129; Viruses - 0; Other Eukaryotes - 39 (source: NCBI BLink).) has protein sequence MVMMKKLLSNRLFNMSKTASQSLMNCRTSSSSSLAMRTRVPKDIGEATIDPEPGDLTISQRFLNKFSMNGIDTTSKMSIGESLMEKLKEMDMNKDRIRLDGLSHPKEETLGLTVQDVKKLLRAAEIEVIKTKLMETGKIWIRYSDFLGVCSDSSLDPSQGALIAKMLDDSGNVIVMGNSVCLRPHQLTKSIEGLLPLSQIHNPNDPRRKELNELEAIKTVIDQKAHSLVRRELWAGLGYLIIQTAGFMRLTFWDLTWDVMEPICFYVSSVYFMAGYTFFLKTSREPSFQGFYQSRFEAKQRKLMQSEDFDVGRYDELKKLFNPKPSGAVPKILGSLQN, from the exons atggtgatgatgaagaagcttttgtCGAACCGTTTGTTCAATATGTCAAAAACGGCGTCGCAAAGTCTCATGAACTGTCGtacttcgtcttcttcttcgttagCCATGCGAACTAGGGTTCCTAAAGATATAGGAGAAGCCACGATTGATCCAGAGCCTGGAGATTTGACGATTTCTCAGAGGTTTTTGAATAAATTCTCCATGAATGGGATTGATACGACTTCGAAGATGTCTATTGGGGAGAGTCTGATGGAGAAGCTTAAAGAAATGGATATGAACAAGGATCGGATTCGATTAGACGGACTTTCTCATCCGAAGGAGGAGACGTTAGGGCTTACTGTGCAAGACGTGAAGAAGTTGCTAAGAGCAGCAGAGATCGAAGTTATTAAAACGAAGCTGATGGAGACAGGAAAAATCTGGATTCGTTACTCAGATTTCTTAGGTGTTTGTAGTGATTCTTCTTTGGATCCTTCTCAAGGAGCTTTGATCGCTAAGATGCTTGATGATTCAGGAAACGTTATCGTTATGGGAAACTCTGTTTGTTTAAGACCTCATCAG TTAACCAAATCCATAGAGGGGCTTCTTCCTTTATCACAAATCCATAACCCGAATGACCCAAGAAGAAAGGAGCTAAATGAGCTTGAAGCTATAAAGACGGTCATTGACCAAAAAGCACATTCTTTGGTGAGAAGAGAGCTTTGGGCTGGTTTGGGTTACTTGATCATCCAAACCGCAGGGTTTATGAGGCTAACGTTTTGGGACCTGACATGGGATGTTATGGAACCGATCTGTTTCTATGTCTCATCGGTATATTTCATGGCGGGTTACACATTTTTCCTCAAGACATCGAGAGAGCCTTCCTTTCAAGGTTTTTACCAAAGCAGGTTTGAGGCTAAACAAAGGAAACTGATGCAATCTGAGGATTTTGATGTTGGGAGGTATGATGAGCTGAAAAAGCTGTTTAATCCCAAGCCTTCAGGTGCTGTTCCCAAGATTCTTGGATCTCTACAGAATTGA
- the HOS3-1 gene encoding GNS1/SUR4 membrane protein family: MSTALINSITYFLSEHPYIVGFRWSNSQSWGSTWSFLFTSISLYIAVSSSLHILLSAVRRSNRSVPLGHIPEIHSLLMSILSATIFAGILLSAAAEIRDTRWLWRRSKTATPLQWLLCFPLGTRPSGRVFFWSYVFYLTRFLHMFRTIFAVLRSRRLAVSQLFCNSVMAFTSFLWLEFSQSYQILAILSTTLVYSVVYGYRFWTGFGLPGSAFPSFVVNCQLVLVGCNLVSHAGVLTMHLFKGGCNGIGAWGLNSVLNDIPQYPPKCGDRGNKGLHGGSWTRMIKSLYSLPSENAFWIRGKIIKSEKT, translated from the exons ATGTCAACGGCTCTGATTAACTCTATTACCTACTTCCTCTCCGAACATCCATACATCGTCGGATTCCGTTGGAGTAACAGCCAATCATGGGGCTCCACGTGGTCTTTCCTCTTCACATCAATCTCCCTCTATATCGCCGTCTCATCCTCCCTCCACATCCTCCTCTCCGCCGTACGCCGAAGTAACCGTTCCGTTCCTTTAGGTCACATCCCCGAAATCCACAGCCTTCTCATGTCGATCCTCTCCGCCACCATTTTCGCCGGAATCCTCCTCTCCGCTGCCGCAGAGATCCGTGACACACGGTGGTTATGGCGGCGGAGCAAAACCGCCACTCCTCTCCAATGGCTTCTCTGTTTCCCTCTCGGGACTCGTCCCTCTGGTCGTGTCTTCTTTTGGTCATACGTGTTTTACCTCACGCGCTTTCTCCACATGTTCCGTACGATTTTCGCCGTTTTACGTAGCCGGAGGCTCGCCGTGTCTCAGCTCTTTTGTAACTCCGTCATGGCCTTCACGTCTTTCCTCTGGCTAGAATTCTCGCAGTCGTACCAGATTCTAGCGATTCTATCGACGACTCTGGTTTACTCGGTGGTTTACGGTTATAGATTCTGGACCGGGTTTGGTTTACCCGGTTCGGCTTTCCCTTCGTTTGTGGTGAATTGTCAGTTGGTTCTCGTGGGCTGTAATCTCGTGTCTCACGCTGGGGTTCTTACGATGCACCTCTTTAAAGGTGGATGCAATGGGATTGGCGCGTGGGGTTTAAACTCGGTTCTCAACG ATATACCACAATACCCACCAAAATGTGGTGATAGAGGAAACAAAGGTTTACATGGTGGATCATGGACGAGGATGATCAAAAGCTTATACTCTTTACCAAGTGAAAATGCATTTTGGATAAGaggaaaaattattaaaagcGAGAAAACATAA
- the HOS3-1 gene encoding GNS1/SUR4 membrane protein family (HOS3-1; FUNCTIONS IN: molecular_function unknown; INVOLVED IN: biological_process unknown; LOCATED IN: integral to membrane; EXPRESSED IN: 13 plant structures; EXPRESSED DURING: 7 growth stages; CONTAINS InterPro DOMAIN/s: GNS1/SUR4 membrane protein (InterPro:IPR002076); BEST Arabidopsis thaliana protein match is: GNS1/SUR4 membrane protein family (TAIR:AT1G75000.1); Has 156 Blast hits to 156 proteins in 54 species: Archae - 0; Bacteria - 0; Metazoa - 19; Fungi - 37; Plants - 71; Viruses - 2; Other Eukaryotes - 27 (source: NCBI BLink).) has protein sequence MSTALINSITYFLSEHPYIVGFRWSNSQSWGSTWSFLFTSISLYIAVSSSLHILLSAVRRSNRSVPLGHIPEIHSLLMSILSATIFAGILLSAAAEIRDTRWLWRRSKTATPLQWLLCFPLGTRPSGRVFFWSYVFYLTRFLHMFRTIFAVLRSRRLAVSQLFCNSVMAFTSFLWLEFSQSYQILAILSTTLVYSVVYGYRFWTGFGLPGSAFPSFVVNCQLVLVGCNLVSHAGVLTMHLFKGGCNGIGAWGLNSVLNGAILLLFLNFYVRMHSPMRRHINKMNSQRNA, from the coding sequence ATGTCAACGGCTCTGATTAACTCTATTACCTACTTCCTCTCCGAACATCCATACATCGTCGGATTCCGTTGGAGTAACAGCCAATCATGGGGCTCCACGTGGTCTTTCCTCTTCACATCAATCTCCCTCTATATCGCCGTCTCATCCTCCCTCCACATCCTCCTCTCCGCCGTACGCCGAAGTAACCGTTCCGTTCCTTTAGGTCACATCCCCGAAATCCACAGCCTTCTCATGTCGATCCTCTCCGCCACCATTTTCGCCGGAATCCTCCTCTCCGCTGCCGCAGAGATCCGTGACACACGGTGGTTATGGCGGCGGAGCAAAACCGCCACTCCTCTCCAATGGCTTCTCTGTTTCCCTCTCGGGACTCGTCCCTCTGGTCGTGTCTTCTTTTGGTCATACGTGTTTTACCTCACGCGCTTTCTCCACATGTTCCGTACGATTTTCGCCGTTTTACGTAGCCGGAGGCTCGCCGTGTCTCAGCTCTTTTGTAACTCCGTCATGGCCTTCACGTCTTTCCTCTGGCTAGAATTCTCGCAGTCGTACCAGATTCTAGCGATTCTATCGACGACTCTGGTTTACTCGGTGGTTTACGGTTATAGATTCTGGACCGGGTTTGGTTTACCCGGTTCGGCTTTCCCTTCGTTTGTGGTGAATTGTCAGTTGGTTCTCGTGGGCTGTAATCTCGTGTCTCACGCTGGGGTTCTTACGATGCACCTCTTTAAAGGTGGATGCAATGGGATTGGCGCGTGGGGTTTAAACTCGGTTCTCAACGGTGCgattttgttgctttttcttaacttttatGTGAGAATGCATTCGCCAATGCGACGCcatattaataaaatgaatagCCAACGTAACGCTTAA
- a CDS encoding Galactose oxidase/kelch repeat superfamily protein (Galactose oxidase/kelch repeat superfamily protein; CONTAINS InterPro DOMAIN/s: Galactose oxidase/kelch, beta-propeller (InterPro:IPR011043), Kelch repeat type 1 (InterPro:IPR006652), Kelch related (InterPro:IPR013089), Kelch-type beta propeller (InterPro:IPR015915); BEST Arabidopsis thaliana protein match is: Galactose oxidase/kelch repeat superfamily protein (TAIR:AT3G24610.1); Has 30201 Blast hits to 17322 proteins in 780 species: Archae - 12; Bacteria - 1396; Metazoa - 17338; Fungi - 3422; Plants - 5037; Viruses - 0; Other Eukaryotes - 2996 (source: NCBI BLink).), protein MKMARASASASLIDGKIYVFGGCPEDADSSNWAEVFDPVYQTWGIFNTPKMAHSINQSVVIEEKKVYAVDEEDQSFSFLPSEGRIWKSGKKDSKVGSRHDWCVIGKLLYCRATRGRILWCQPDELDWKEVKGLEQLQLYLSGTRYIFRRTSDKRPSKTNVKYDIRKISSNSAGNIVIFGNAHIGDPECVELWSAEISMERREGGEIWGKIEWSNVVFKLDPLSNSYSVDVLFSASVHL, encoded by the coding sequence ATGAAGATGGCTCGTGCTTCCGCATCGGCAAGCCTCATAGACGGGAAGATCTACGTTTTTGGAGGGTGCCCAGAGGACGCTGATTCCTCAAACTGGGCGGAGGTATTCGATCCAGTTTACCAAACTTGGGGTATATTTAATACGCCGAAGATGGCCCATAGTATCAACCAAAGTGTGGTgatagaggagaagaaggtttaCGCCGTGGATGAGGAGGACCAAAGCTTTAGCTTCTTGCCAAGTGAAGGTAGAATCTGGAAAAGCggaaaaaaagattctaagGTAGGAAGTAGACACGATTGGTGTGTCATTGGGAAATTACTATACTGTCGTGCTACTCGCGGTAGAATACTATGGTGCCAACCAGATGAGTTGGACTGGAAAGAGGTAAAAGGTTTGGAACAGCTACAATTGTATCTCTCTGGTACAAGATACATCTTCAGACGTACCTCTGATAAACGACCGTCAAAGACCAACGTCAAATATGATATTAGAAAAATCTCTAGTAACTCTGCTGGGAACATTGTCATCTTCGGGAACGCACATATTGGAGACCCTGAGTGTGTGGAGCTTTGGTCTGCCGAGATTTCCATGGAGAGGCGCGAGGGAGGTGAGATTTGGGGGAAGATTGAGTGGTCCAATGTTGTCTTCAAACTTGATCCTCTCTCAAACTCATATAGCGTTGATGTCTTATTTTCTGCTTCTGTCCATTTGTGA
- a CDS encoding Galactose oxidase/kelch repeat superfamily protein, whose product MKMARASASASLIDGKIYVFGGCPEDADSSNWAEVFDPVYQTWGIFNTPKMAHSINQSVVIEEKKVYAVDEEDQSFSFLPSEGRIWKSGKKDSKVGSRHDWCVIGKLLYCRATRGRILWCQPDELDWKEVKGLEQLQLYLSGTRYIFRRTSDKRPSKTNVKYDIRKISSNSAGNIVIFGNAHIGDPECVELWSAEISMERREGGKTNVS is encoded by the exons ATGAAGATGGCTCGTGCTTCCGCATCGGCAAGCCTCATAGACGGGAAGATCTACGTTTTTGGAGGGTGCCCAGAGGACGCTGATTCCTCAAACTGGGCGGAGGTATTCGATCCAGTTTACCAAACTTGGGGTATATTTAATACGCCGAAGATGGCCCATAGTATCAACCAAAGTGTGGTgatagaggagaagaaggtttaCGCCGTGGATGAGGAGGACCAAAGCTTTAGCTTCTTGCCAAGTGAAGGTAGAATCTGGAAAAGCggaaaaaaagattctaagGTAGGAAGTAGACACGATTGGTGTGTCATTGGGAAATTACTATACTGTCGTGCTACTCGCGGTAGAATACTATGGTGCCAACCAGATGAGTTGGACTGGAAAGAGGTAAAAGGTTTGGAACAGCTACAATTGTATCTCTCTGGTACAAGATACATCTTCAGACGTACCTCTGATAAACGACCGTCAAAGACCAACGTCAAATATGATATTAGAAAAATCTCTAGTAACTCTGCTGGGAACATTGTCATCTTCGGGAACGCACATATTGGAGACCCTGAGTGTGTGGAGCTTTGGTCTGCCGAGATTTCCATGGAGAGGCGCGAGGGAG GTAAAACCAACGTATCTTGA